From the genome of Setaria viridis chromosome 1, Setaria_viridis_v4.0, whole genome shotgun sequence:
TGTGGCAGTGATGAATTCAATATTTTCTGCTCAACGCTCCATGGTATCACATCAGTCCTTTTACCCAATTTTAGTCTCTTGGTCCTTTCATTTCACTGGCTAATCACTATTTATTACTTTTCAAGTGTGGTGCATTTAGTGGGTTCAGAAGTAAGTCAGTAACAGGACATTGAAATGTGATTATAAATATAAGCATTAATAGGAGAATTGTTTATGGCCTTCATATAGCTAGTATGGCATAATGACTGAAATATTTTACAAATATCTTAGGTTCCGATTGATTCATGTATTGTGGGAACACAGGATTCTGCTTTCTTGCAACAGGTAACACTCTACCCCTTCTTGAATTTTACTGAATAGATATTTATCAACATGTTGTGCTGCCACAGCATTCTCTTGCTGACTAGTTACTTGTGCTTCACTTTGCAGGCTTCATACATAACAGGGGGAGTTTATTTGAAGCCCCAAGAGCTAAATGGGCTGTTTCAGTATCTTGCTGTAAGTTATGCAGgctcctgttgcttcttctcaaATATCTTCTCATATAGCCCAGTCTTTTACCTTTGTGATAGCTTGATGATGTATTCATATTCTTGTTATTGTCCTTACATCAGAATAATCTTTTTATGGTCATATTCTGTGTGTCTATCACATAATAGTGAATGACTGAGCTTTGGAAGTTTTAGCACACAATACTGGAACAACCCTGTAAAAGGGAAATGACATAGTTACCATTTGATTAGGATATCAGTTGAtaattttcttttggattttttATGTAGATTTGCAATGAAAAATAGTAAATCAGGGATCTTTAGCCTTCTGCATGTTCTTTAGAGGTTTAGAAATTTGTTGGGCATTTATGTATGCCTTGTGATAAAATATTTGTTGATTGGTCATTGTTCTACGTTAGGGTTTGCAAACATTATACCAAATGAAAGCTTATGTTTATAAATTTTTTTGCAAGTTATTTGAATCTAAGCAATAGATCTGCACATGTCCGAGATACTGAACTGAGCTCTACTTGTTACACAAATCTCTTTCTTCACTTAAGATTTGGCAATACCTTTCTATCGATAACTTGGTGTTTGAATTTCATATCATTTTGAAATAGTGGTCCTATGTTTGTATACAGGATCTTTGCTGCTTATTTCAATTTTAGAAATTAATTAGTTTTCTCAAGCTCATTGACACATTTCAACAATAATGCAGGTTGTATTTGCAACTGATTTGCACTCAAGAACATTTTTGCGCCTTCCTAAGACCCTTGGAGTGGATTTTCGTGCTTCGTATGTGCTTCTTAATTTCCTCTATTAAGCATCCAATACAGTATCCATAATTCTTTCTGTAAAAATTTACAAACAAATTAAAAGGTTGATTCACATTAGCAACTCAGGATTTCATTTCATTCTTTCTTAAAAAAAGTTATTCAGTTTGTCTTATACTGCTGGAAGTTCAATGCAATCAACATTGTCTACTGATTTGCAGATGTTTCTGCCATAAGAAGACTATTGACATGGGATATGTCTGTTCAGTTTGTTTGTCAATATTCTGCAAGAATCAGAAGAAGTGTTCAACCTGTGGGTAGGTCTTACATTCAATGATTCAAGTGTTCTTCCCTCTCAGAGCTCTCTTTTAAAACTTCTGATGATAGTAAGCTTGTATGTCATTCTTGTTTCTTGGCACAAGTTGCACAGTTTCTGTTTGAAAATATGCATGGTCTTgttctcttctccttcccctccaTTTGACTTCCTGAATATTGATCGGCATCAAATGTGCTGAGATTGCACCTTCGAGGACTGAAACAACCAGATGCTTACCAAGTTTACTCCTAATTTTTCTTTCGGACATGTGCGATGTCATTTTTATGCTCTTACTCCGTCTGTTTCTTTTCATAGGACATATTAGGATTTGTAAAGGTTTCTAGAAGCATACTTCGACAACAAATTTCTCTTAAAGTATATTATGAATTGCTACAAAATCAATGTCGTATTACAAGATCTATCAAATATGAATCTATTTATAGATTATACGTTAAGTTAGTCAAATTTTATGAAGTTTGACTTTTTGAAATGCTAGTACACAGTATAAAAAGAAATTGAGTACCAACCTTATGCAGAATCGAGAGCATACCGAAGTTTATTTAGGCTTTGCAGTTCTAATAAACCTACTACAAAAGTATGTCTGGCCCATCTGTTTGTACTACTAGGAAACATGTTAAGTTACTACAAAAGTTATTACTATCGATTCCCTTTGGTATCATAAAATCTTGATGGAGTTTAATTTGCTTGCTTTGGTTGCAGGTCAGAATTCAGCCGTGTCATGCCTGATTTGAATTCCATGCCAGATCAAAGCAAGTAGTAGTATGTAAACAGTTAACTGTTGACCAACATGCTTTGCTCAAATGTTTCTCTACAGGTTCGTTCCGGATTATCTTCTTGGATGAGCACCTTCACATGTTCTGCGTTATACTAGTATTTGATCATATATACCAACATAGATACGCCCAACATGCATGTACTAATAACAATTTCCGTACCTGATATCAGGCTACCTGTGTTTGTGATTTGCCCAAGACAAGAGCGTGCACCATGCTTTCCGAATCTCATGGGACAGGATTTGGTGAAAGGCGATAAGTAATGCTGCTTACACTAATGGCAGTGAAATTTTTGTGATGCAAATGAATTTTGGGGCAAACACACTTTGATTTTGGACCTAGTTCTCTCAGGGAGCAGAACTGTAAACCTGTGGCTTGAACTTGTGTGTGATGACTTGTTGTCAAAAAAACGGAAAAATACCAATGAAAACATCATGGCATGGTTACCCTTTCTATTTGGATGAGAAATGCTCGAGAGCGCAGCAAACCATAACAAATGAAACCGCATCGTAATTATCTATAGCACAGAAAATAAGTCCATATTTTTTTACAAGATACCGTAGATTAATAGCCTGTCAAAATGTTCCTCCAAGCCTCACTAGACGGGAAAACAAAAAGGCCAAAAAAACGAAACACAACACAAGTAAAGCATTCTGCGATCAGGCCCCAACGCTGAGCTAGTTCTTTGGCCACGCTGAGCTAGTTCTTTGGCCCTCCGGTGGTCTCATCTTGCCAGGTTGCCTGCCATTGCTTGTCGTAGAATGTCGTCTCGTCGATTATCTTCTTCAGTGAGTCAAGATCCTCATTTTTCCTGATCAGCAGAACGCCAGCCACAGCAACAAACAGCAGGGTTTTGCAGAAGAAGTTGCCCATTTGGTCGACGAGCCCCACACCCGTCAAGCTATCGACAAAGTAAGCCATGAAGAAACCGACCATGGCAGCGCGTCCTGCATGATGGAGGCCATGCCATTGGATGAGAAAAAAATGGGTCTGAATGACAACCCATGGACATAAAATCTCTTTGCTTGAGCAGCTTGAAGGGAAAGTTATATAAATGGCAGGAGTTGAGGATTACCATTCAGCTTCTCGGCTTCAGGAAGGTGGAACCTCTTCATCCATGCCCACCATGGAATAACTGAAGTATCAAAGACAACGGCCTCATCTGTATTAGTGGCCTCTGGATAATCTTCAAGCCATTTCCTTCTCCTGGCCTCTGGAATCATACAAAAATGACATCATTTGACTGTGGCGTTCCCTAGGAGCTACAATGCCAGTAAGATGCATGGCACTTGTAAGATAGCAATGTTTCTTCCACTGGTTGTAGCAAACCAACAAATGTACGAGTTTATGCACATTAGGCAAGCATCTGCTTTATATGCATGAACCTTTGTCCTAGAGAGTTCACGTGAGCTAACAAAACTGCACAAGTTATCCACGAAAATGCAGGCAGTTTAGAAAATGTGTGCTAAACCAAATTGGGATAAGCTGAAACTATAGCAGGTCTCATACATCTCCCTCCTGCAATCCTGACAAACTCGCATCTATGTAGCACAGACATCTAAACATTTCCTTCCCAAGCATTCATCAGGGACTACAGCATACCCAATTACTACCCATCGAGCACGGGTTCAATCCGTCACAAACTGAACTAGAAGCTTTTCCCTCTCTGTGGCAAAAATGCCTTCTCGTCATGCGCATCCACGTCCTATCAGGCAAGCAAGTATTTCGAGATCCCTCAAGCGAAATGCTAATAAATCCACAGTTCGCATAGCAACCGCACTACCACCAAGCCCAGCAACTAGGCCATCAGTAGCAACATAGCAGAGACTAGAAAGGAATCCGAGACTCACCGGCGTCGATGACGGCGTCCCAGTCGACAACTCCGCCCTTCTCGAACTTGCTGAGGTCCCAGGTCCCGTTCACCCACCTCGCGTCCCGGAAagccggcaccggcaccggcgccgccgcggccacggcctCGACGGCCTTCGCGGGAGGAGCCTCGACGGCGGCACCGTtggaggccgcggcgggggccggctcCGCCTCCGGCTCGCTGGGCGGCGCGACCTCGACGGgcgcctccccggcggcggcgcgctccaggcggctcccccggcggccggcgcggaggcgggaggaggggaggtggtggaggtggagctggggCTTGGCGCCGGCCCGCAGCGGCCTGAGGGAGGCGGGGCGCGGGGAGAAGGTGGAGGtcgccatggccatggaggGGGGGTGGTTGGAGGCGAAGAGGAGGGGAGTGAGGCAGTGGCCCGTGAAGGAGATAGCGAGGAGAGGATAGTGTGCGGCAGCTGGGCTCCGGGTGTGGGGCCTCCTCTTTTTGGTGACGTGGCGGCGCCGCGCTGACGTGGCCGGGTGTGTGGATGGGGCTCTCGTCCTAGCTGGGCTGCCATTGACCTGTGGTTGCGGCGGCAGTGTGGtgagctggtggtggtggtggtacacGTGAAAAACGGATGGTTGCTGAATGCTGAGGCTTCAGATGAATGAAGGGGTGTTCAAATGCAACTGAATTCAAATGAATGTAGTATTCAGTCACAACTGAAGTTGGATGGATGTTGATAGCTCAACTGCAACTGCAAATCCACAGCAAGAAATGTTGACAGGTGCCTTTCCTGGATGGCTAGAGCTTGATGGATACCGAAATTGTACTGCCAACGAAATGGATACACCAACCAAAGGTGTTATTTCAATTCAAGGGTGGGGTCATTCTATtccactccctccattccaaattgtacatcgttttatcttttttagtagtgtatgtctagatacataataatatatgtgaatctagaagaagcaaagcgacctacaatttagaatggaggagTATCCTACTTGGCTTGCAAGTAGAGTGTTTTTTCCTTGAGGAGTAAATGTAAATCTGAATGAATTAACTGCCTGTTGCCTCACAAATCAGTCTCGCACCAAGATTATTCCCACTAGCGTCAAGACAATCACATGCCCAAATGGTTTTATCAATCCATAAAACCAATTAGCCATAAAAGACAATGCGAGCAGCAAGCGCAAAGCTAGctgctttttttctttctaaaggCACATACACACAGAGACAGAGAGAGCTGCTACACACTGATCCGAACGAGACTCTCCGTGTACCGATGGATGTTGAAGAAGAAGAGATTCTTCCAGGTTCGTGCCCTACGACCCTGGTATTTCAAATAAACGATCCATCTTATACTCAGTTGTCAGCTCCAAGGTATCCATGCATGTCGCAGATGTTGATGGAGAAACCTATCGACAGTATTAACCGGACACCTAGAAGTACGGGTGGTAATGAATCATGACCCTTGTatctccttcacaatccaactcagccgTATCTATTTAGTTAAAATCATGTAATATTATGGTCCGGGATTTATTGAGCctaatccttaaatttgctaggctaaattaaaCGGTCCTTTACCAACCCTACCTGGAAGAAAAGCCACAAGATGAAAAAGGTTGCAGAGTCGGACAATGCCACACTCCTCCCAGCATTGACCTGGCCCCCATCTTCTTCTAGTATCGGCATCGTCCAAATGATCGCGGTTTCGTAATTGGTAAGTTCGGTCACATATAGCTCCCCGTGTAGTTCGTCCAATGAAAAGGCATTGGGGAGCACAGGGTCAACAACTGAAGCAGGCAGCTTGGTGATGCCATATGTCTCGTCGGCGAGGCTAAGGTGGAGAAGACCCCTCGGAGGCGGCCTATGGTGGTGCTTGGTGACATGCCAAAAACCCATTGACCGTCACACTGGTATGCCAATTGACAGCAGAGTATGGAAGATTGTCAGTCATCTCCCTTCAAACACCGCCGCGCGCCACTGCCACTGCCTGAGACAGTGAACACCTCCATCCCCATGTTTCTCCCCAGGTTTGTGTGAGGATCCTTTGATCGGTAGAAGGCTCGGACCACCTTGTACTTGCCCATGTGAGGATCTAGGCCTAGGCCAGCACAGTAGCAGCGAGGCGCTACACCTTCCCAGCGTGATAGCAGTCGGGCGGATCTGGACCCGAGACCCGTGGGTTTCAAACCTGACGAGGGCGGGGGAGGGTCTGACCCACGGGGTTCGTGGACCCGACACATGGCGGGTACGGGGCGGGTTAAAGATTCCCCTGCGGGGGCCATGGAGCCCCGAATTTAGCCTATGAAGCACAGCTGCTGCCGCGTCGGCCTGCTCACCTGCACCGGCCTACACCTCCCCACGCGTGCAGCCCAGCAACCTTCCATCCCCTTCTCCTCTCTCACGGTCTCACCCGCTCTCCTCATCCCCTGCCGTCCTCCACCCCATCCCCACTCCCCAACGGCGGCGCCGCGTCGCCCGCGCCCCTCACCTCGCCctcacccgcgccgccccctacCCCGcaccctcgccctcgcccgccTCTCGCCCCTCGCCCTCACTGGCTcaccctcgcccgcgccgctcccTGCCTTGCACCCTCACCCACAAGCGCCGCCCTTGCCCCTCGGCCCCCCTCGCTCGCGACAACGGTAGCACGGACCCCACGGCCACGGGTGGCAGCGCTTAGGGGCAACGCCGGCGTGGGGAGCCCGGCGAGCGGCGTGGCCCCCACGGGCCGACGGCTTGAGTGTCAAGGGACCCGCCCGATTTCGAGCACCCATTTTTCAGGTTCGGAGCGGATTTATTGTTCGGATTTCAAGAGCGGGTCCACGGAAGCTTCACccggccccgccccgcccgtTGCCATCCGCCGGTTACTATCTCCTGGCAGCGTGATACTTTCCCTGGTGGTCGAGTTGAAGAGGTAGAGCCTGGTGTCCGTGGGAGCAAGCACCAGCCCATCCGCAGTGGGCAAAGTAGCGCACGGTTCCGAACTGGCTGCCAAAGTCCTCGTCGTGCATCAACGTAGCCATGGGAGCACCTTGCTGCCACTGGTAGAAGCGGATGTGGTTGGAGAAGGTAGTCGGCAAATCCTCCCATGGCACATGGTCCAGGGTGTGGGGGGTGATGATGAAGCGTGGGTTCTGCTCGCATCTGGAGGCCGAGCACCGGAGGTGCGCCCGGGTGAAGGAGGAGTCGGAGATGATGGCTAGCCACGCTTTGCACACTGCCCTGCACCGCAGGACGGTCTTCACAGGCAGCCGAACAAGGATGTTCAGAACAATCTCGTCCGAGAGCTCGGGAATAGGCGGCTCTGCCGGTGTGctcgccttcctcttcctgctcttGCTCGTCTTCAGGTTGTCCATAGCGTACAAGCagcaaacaatgaagattaatGACGAGTTGGCATAGGCACTCGTGGATCGTGATACACACACACTTCAGACATGCCCCGATTCGAATCGAACACGGCCTCCGTATCCGTCTCGGAGCAGGGCATCGAGACAAACAAACGGAGATAATTTTCCCCCTAAAAAAacagccttttttttttaaaaaaaaggcttCCGGAACCATAACAACTGACGATTTTCTACAAAGAGTAGCAATCGATCGACATTCTACATGAACAGGTGATTCAGAACTTGAACGCGAGCGCTCCAGGCCTACACCATCACTCCCGCGCTGATACCTTGAACGCGAGCGCGCTCCACCGAGCGGAACAGGCGCAGCCATTCGGGGTGCCTACCGGCGTGCACCTCCGTCAAACaggcccgccggatccggcgacCTCGGGCCGGCCCCGCCCACAGCCACCGACCGGAGCACCGAGGGCGAAGGAGGGGCGCTCTAAATTTcggccaccgcctccgcgcACTCCTCCGGGCGCCGGTTGGCTGGGTccggcgagcggccggtcgGGCGGCCAGGGGGCGGCGGCTGGACGGAACAGAAGAGGAAGCCGAGACGGAAGGGAATAAGAAGCGGGGAGTGGCCACAGGCCAGGTCTCATTCGTGGGCTAGGAGTCCGGTTAGCCAGCCCGTGCCGAAGGCCCAACACATGCGCCTCACCTCACTCACTCTATCAGGCCCACCCACGCACCATCAAGGCCCACGGACACGAGGCAAACATGACGAGCTCAGCAGGCAGCAGAGACCACCAGGCACCAGCTAATGTTCTGCATCCGCATAGAAAGCCTCAGCTACCAAAATCTCCACCAGTTTACACATCTGGCGAATGGATGCGTGCATCAACCGCACCAGAACCAGGAGCACCTACTTACATACTCGTATATCCCCATCCTGCCACCAGCATATCTACGCAACAAAACTATGTCCACGTAAGCACGCATGTACGAATCCACTGCACAAGAGCAACGTATGTATCCTCCCCTCCCTTCACTATCCTCGGTCAGAATCAGAACGAAACCTGTGACTGACTGCACTCGTAGTCTCGGCGTGGGCAAAAAGGcatgccgcggcggcggcggtcacgggCAGGAGTTGGAGCGCTTGAGGCAGGGCGCCCGGGAGCGGGAGTGGCCGTCGTCCCCCAGCGCGATGATCCGCAGGTGGGAGGGGTCGTCCAGGAGCATCTTGGCCACCAGGTAGCCGGCTACGGACCACGTCTGGTACTTGCGGGCCTGCTTCCCCACGTACCGCCCTGCCTTGCCGTCGTAGTACTCGGGGAAGTCGTCCTTCGCCAGCCGCCGTTCCATCAGCTCCATCGCCCTCCTGGCAAGGTGCGGGCGCCCCAGCTTCACGCTCACAGCCACAAGCAGCCACAGCAGCACTGAGCAGGCACCGTGTATGCAAAGGGGATAACAGACAGATGAGGTAACAATGCCGCATAAAAAGGATGCTGATGCAGGGTGAAGAATGTGTAAAAATGTACGGTACGGATATCAATTTGCCATACAAAAATGTCTGTTTACATATGCAAACTGTTGTGATCCACGACAGAGCCTTCAGTTTCTACATACTATCTTTTTTACCAGAGCAAATTACAGCATGTGCACATTTGCTAACCCAAAGATGAAATTCGTAAGGACTAATAGACGAATTAAGACCATATTGTTAAAGTGAAGCTCAGATTGACAAATAACCATTCTCCTCTATTTTGTTCAATTTGAAAATGATTTACTATGTCCCTAAACCACATAATTCAAAACAAATCTCAGGGCCACCAGCAGCCAGAGTAGCAATGTGCAAAGCACCGTCCTAGGGCAATAAACAGAAGATCTAACATGATTATTAAAATGTCCAAAGCGCTCTCACCTGGCCATGAGCCTCCATTGTGGTAGCTCCACCTGGTGTTCTTCGGGTCGCATCCAGTGACTATCTGCCATTCCTGATTTTCCATTGCAGGGTAACAGATCTTGAGTGGCATCTCCCCGATGAGTTCTTCCCAGCGCTCCTCCACAAGATCCAGTATAGCTTCAGCCTGTTCCCCAGTTGCTAACGACGACAGAATTGCAATGAAGTTGCCCAGGCAAAACCAGCGGAAATCCATCCTTGCAGGACTAACATTGCCAATGAAGTATCCGCCACGGCTAGGCATGAAGTCAAATATCCAATCAGGTATTGATTCAGGTATCACATTGAACTTGTTCAAAGCTGTCTGCGAGTACTCTTCAGTCTTGTAGCGGTATATGTCATTCAGTCTTTGGAAGTCAAGCCAATAGTAGCTGTGTAGATGGTAGCTCAAAGCTTGGATTCGTTTCGTGATGTGGTTCACAAAGTCAGCATCAGAATCTTGTTTCAACATACTTAGGGCACATCTCATAGCCATGAAAAAGAGAGCCTGGATTTCAATTGGATAGCCATATATACCCTGCAAGGATTCAACCAATAGTTCAGTAAACAAGATACATGATAAAACATGACAAACTTTCAAGAAAAGCATTAATAACTTGCCATCCCCAAGATCAAGGGCATCAAATTGATTCCCTACAGGATGAATATGTAGTAATTAGGTAGCAAACCACAGGGAATTAAGATAAACTACTTGCAACCTACTAAGCATCTTCAATAAGAAGAAAGCAAGGGTTCAAACTAAAAGAAAACTAGCACCTCAATCGAGAAGCCTAAGAATTTGATGACATGTTGACTATTCACAAAGTACGCTGTTGGTGTTCACAACTATATAACCTTTCAAAACCTATGCAGTATTTTGTAGCATCTTAATGCTCAAAATCCTCTTGTGTTTCAGTTTTTTGGTCCTGATCTTACTATGTTAGCAGTTAGAAAACCACCCTACAAGTGATTCCTTCTATAAAACCAGCATGGAAACCTCCGAAGTATCAATACATTATCAGATGAGCAATAGCAGTTTCAATTCTGATTGACATGGGACTTGAAAAGGATGCAGTAGAAC
Proteins encoded in this window:
- the LOC117852590 gene encoding light-harvesting complex-like protein 3 isotype 2, chloroplastic — translated: MAMATSTFSPRPASLRPLRAGAKPQLHLHHLPSSRLRAGRRGSRLERAAAGEAPVEVAPPSEPEAEPAPAAASNGAAVEAPPAKAVEAVAAAAPVPVPAFRDARWVNGTWDLSKFEKGGVVDWDAVIDAEARRRKWLEDYPEATNTDEAVVFDTSVIPWWAWMKRFHLPEAEKLNGRAAMVGFFMAYFVDSLTGVGLVDQMGNFFCKTLLFVAVAGVLLIRKNEDLDSLKKIIDETTFYDKQWQATWQDETTGGPKN
- the LOC117842992 gene encoding probable alkaline/neutral invertase F, with translation MVICAEPPPKLKIPESKITELTDDANHESSKPERRTRMHHIERHRSCVVTLSDMELNDLQPRRLLQTLEVSKSPGGGSQCSLHEETPTDANASHRHAIADAAWEALKRSIVYFRGQPIGTVAAIDKSQGAALNYDQVFMRDFIPSALAFLMKGEHLIVKNFLVETARLQSREKMVDLFKLGQGVMPASFKVHHCNPTLKTESLLADFGETAIGRVAPVDSGLWWIILLRAYTRWTGDNSLAESPNCQRAMHLILRLCLSEGCDTSPALLCADGCSMIDRRMGIYGYPIEIQALFFMAMRCALSMLKQDSDADFVNHITKRIQALSYHLHSYYWLDFQRLNDIYRYKTEEYSQTALNKFNVIPESIPDWIFDFMPSRGGYFIGNVSPARMDFRWFCLGNFIAILSSLATGEQAEAILDLVEERWEELIGEMPLKICYPAMENQEWQIVTGCDPKNTRWSYHNGGSWPVLLWLLVAVSVKLGRPHLARRAMELMERRLAKDDFPEYYDGKAGRYVGKQARKYQTWSVAGYLVAKMLLDDPSHLRIIALGDDGHSRSRAPCLKRSNSCP